The Desulfuromonadaceae bacterium genome contains the following window.
TTGAACTGAACCGTGAAGTCATCTGCGCCAATGCCTTCGCGACCACCTTGCTCGGCGATGGCGACAGCCTGGAAATCATCCATTTTGTCGGTGGTGGATAACCCCGCTGAAAGGGATTTACTTGAAAGGGCCCAAGATGGATAAATTGGTGATCGCCGGACGCGAATTCAGCTCACGACTGATGGTCGGCACCGGAAAATTTTCTTCGCACGCGGCAATGGTTGCGGCGCTGGAAGGGGCGGGAACCGAGATCGTCACCGTCGCGCTGCGCCGGGTCGATATCGACAACCCTGCTGACGACATGCTCACCCACATCGACCGCAACCGCTATCTGCTGCTGCCGAACACCAGCGGCGCGCGCGATGCCGACGAAGCGGTGCGGCTGGCGCGACTGGCGCGGGCGGCAGGGTGCGAACCATGGATCAAACTCGAAGTCACGCCCGACCCCTACTACCTGCTCCCCGACCCGATTGAAACCCTCAAGGCCGCCGAAATTCTCGTCAAGGAAGGCTTTAACGTCCTCCCCTATATCAACGCCGATCCGGTTTTAGCCAAACGTCTGCAGGAAGTCGGCACCGTCACCGTGATGCCCCTCGGTGCGCCGATCGGCACCAACAAGGGGGTGCGCACCCGCGAGCAGATCGCCATTATCATTGAACAGGCGATTGTCCCGGTGGTCGTTGATGCCGGGCTCGGTGCCCCTTCCCACGCCGCCGAAGCGATGGAGATGGGTGCTGCCGCGGTACTCGTCAACACCGCCTTCGCTGTCGCCCGTGATCCCGGCGCCATGGGCGTCGCCTTTAAAAAAGGGGTCGAAGCCGGACGCGAAGCGTTCCTGGCGGGGATCGGCGAGCAACGTGACCGGGCGGAAGCCTCCAGCCCTTTGACCGGTTTTCTGCATGACTAATTAATTTCACCACGGAGACCACGAAGGGCACAGGGTAAAGATCGGCCAAACCCTGCCCGTCGCGGTAAGATAGAATCTATGAGTTTTCTTGACGTTATCAATCAGTACGATCCACAACAGCTCCTGGCCGAGATTGAGGCCAAACGTGCGGCCGATGTTGAACACGCGCTCGCGGTCGACAAGCTCTCACTGGAAGATTTCAAGGCTCTCCTCGCCCCGGCGGCGGAAGCCTATCTTGAACCATTGGCCGCAAAGGCCCATCAGATCACCCGCCAGCGCTTTGGCAAAACGATCTTGCTCTACGCCCCGATCTACCTGTCGAATAAATGCACCAACGGTTG
Protein-coding sequences here:
- a CDS encoding thiazole synthase, with translation MDKLVIAGREFSSRLMVGTGKFSSHAAMVAALEGAGTEIVTVALRRVDIDNPADDMLTHIDRNRYLLLPNTSGARDADEAVRLARLARAAGCEPWIKLEVTPDPYYLLPDPIETLKAAEILVKEGFNVLPYINADPVLAKRLQEVGTVTVMPLGAPIGTNKGVRTREQIAIIIEQAIVPVVVDAGLGAPSHAAEAMEMGAAAVLVNTAFAVARDPGAMGVAFKKGVEAGREAFLAGIGEQRDRAEASSPLTGFLHD
- the thiS gene encoding sulfur carrier protein ThiS, which encodes MKITLNGKEILVSNPLSIVDLLAEHTLDSTRVAVELNREVICANAFATTLLGDGDSLEIIHFVGGG